A segment of the Carya illinoinensis cultivar Pawnee chromosome 1, C.illinoinensisPawnee_v1, whole genome shotgun sequence genome:
ttacagAGAAAACTTGTTCAAAGAAACAGAgttttgcatttcttttcttttcttttcaaagtaTCTTGTTTAACATATGGTAACATCACAACTCCCCATTTTGCATTATGAGTACCTGTTGGATTTATATCATCATATCTACGCAGTTAAACTTTCATACATAGGTGTACCCACTAGCCCTAGGTGCCATTTACATATGACAATCACCCCGGAATCCTTTAAAGAGGATCCAACTATTGCTTGTTGACTGTTCTTCATCAACCTAGGGGTTATCACCAAAGTTTTGAATGCTGTTCTGGTGACCGTTTCGGTTAAGCactagaacgaaatatttctTTACTGATGCCATTtcggaattaattatatattatttataaatatttatatgtatatataaactaacaactaatagaataaatacatatatatgcaagtgtatatcatgtatatgtgtatatatatggaagaattgaaaatttataaaatgaatatatgttgaaaaaatcacaaacttgagttgagacgcaaaaacaaaaaacaaaaaataaaaaaatagataaattattaaaaataatgatatttaaaagaaaagaatgaggtgtcatatttaaatttataaaaaatattaaaattatataaatgcattttatattttagaattaattaaatgcaatctgtatttaaaatttacaaaaatgtcatctaaatataaaaaaattacaaaaatagccCGAAATGGGATGTGGACTGAAACGCCCAATTCTAGCTGAAATGGCTGAAATTTGATCGGAATGGCCGAAACAGAACCGGAATGACCGGAATTTGAAGCGAAACGGAACGAGGTAGTAGAGTATACCGGACACTACACTAGAATGGCAAATTTTGGCCATTCCGGCTGAAACGGAACGAAAATTAAAACCTTGGTTACCACTACTTTTTTACTCACTCCAGAGTGgatagaggagttccactaggataattcTCCATCCTAGTATTTGGGATCGTGGTAATAATATTTTGCATGCTATGCATATGATAAACATATTGAATAGCATGTGCTTTTGCTCAAGAAATCAAACTTTGCATGAATCATCATAACTTTAAACATGTCAATTTGTAAGAATGCTTGGATAAgtaaaagtttataaaaatatcacgtGTCTCATAGAATCCGAATATTCATGAGATAAATGCAAGGTAATTCATGCTCAAAATCAACATTTATACATGAATGCTTTGTTTATACATAATCATATAGATATTATCTAAGAGTAGGTTAGAGACCAAGTTACAATGTTCTTGAGTGATTGAAGTGGCTGAAGCTAAGAAATGTTTTTCATGGATTAGaacttaataaaatttcttaatcaaTCCTATGAACCGTGCATGCTTAGCCATGCATGTTGGTGTTCATGTTAGTGGTGTTTATCTACATGGGTGCAAGTGCTTGGATTTTGAAACATAGTGACCTCAAGATGGAAGTGATGATCAACCCAAGATAGTTTGTGAACTCGTGTTGATCTTCATATTCCCGAAGCATGTGTGTGTGAATCTTTGAACATAGGCTATACATGAGTGTGTGCATGCGATGAACACTCAATGATGGGCTTCCCGACAATGGCATGGCTAggctcctctcttttttttttgataagtaaaaagtttattgatccacgtaaataggcaaagtCCGAGTACACAGGTAGTATACATAGAAGTGCCTAGATACCACACTACATGCTACTGATAGTAGCGTACAAAACATCGAGACTTGTTCCATTCCATGCAATAGAAGAAGCCCAAAGCAACAAagtgtgaaagaaaaaatccctaaatcTGTCCGGAGAGcgttccttatcttcaaaacatCGGCCATTTCTTTCggtccatgtgcaccacattaaaaATAGgggtaccatcttccatacagcaGCGATCTGACGATTGCCCTTAATCCCTCGCCAACAAGACAGAATATCTCTCTCTTTTAGGCATGACCCATGCGATACCGAGTCTCAAGAAGATCGCGTCCCACAATACCTTGACTGCTTcgcaatgaagaagaaagtgatCTACTGATTTGCCGTTGCGtttacacatataacaccaatccattatgCAGTGTCCACGCTTTCTTAGATTGTCAATTGTTAAGATTTTGCCATGAGAAGCCACCCaaccaaagaaagcaactttaGGGGGGAACCTTGCTCCTCCAGATACTCTTCCAAGGGAAGTCAATAAGGGAGTAGGTCGACAAAGCTTTGTGATAAGAatgaactgaaaatttcttgttccTTGTGCCGATCTAGAATAATCTGTCCTCCCTTCCTCCACTTAGCTTCAACGCATATAACAAACGAAAAAAATCAGTGATGTCTCCCATCTCCCAATCCTGTGCAGCTCTAGTGAATCGAATTGACCAAGTAATGGAATCAGTATTATTACACATATTATCAGCCATTGAGGACCCTTGATCCGACACAATCCTATAAAGAGAGGGGAAAGCCTTTTTCAAGGCCACGTTCCcccaccaaatatcatgccaaaatttgatcTGTGCGCCCCTTCCCACTTCGAACCTGCAATTGTCAAGAAAGTCATCCCAGCCCTTCTGGATAAGTTTCCATACTCCCACACCGTAAGCCCCTCTGACTTCATTAGTGCACCAACCTCCCCAGACACTCCCATATTTGGCCTCTAAAATGTTTCTCCAAAGAGCATCTCTTTCAAGATGATATCGCCATAACCATTTACCGAGAAGTGCCTTGTTGAAAGTTCTCAAATTTCGTAGGCCCAAACTGCCGCAAGACAATGGTGTGCATACTTtatcccatttgatcaaatggaattatTTTGTGTCCTTTATCCCTCCCCATAAAAAATCCTGGAAGATCTTCTCCAATTTATTCAACACCCCTGTAGGCACCGGAAATAACGAGAGAAAATACGTTGGGAGATTAGATAACGTACTCTTTATAAGTGTGGTTCTCCCTCCCTTCGAcaagtaaattctcttccatcccGCCAGCTTgccttcaattttctcaacaatCCCTTCCCACATTGTCTTATAATTATGAGGGGCTCTCAGAGGGAGTCCAAGGTACTTCATAGGCAAGGAGGTGACCTTGCATTCCAAGATAGCAGCCACCTTCCCTAAGTTGTTGACCAAGCCGATAGGAACTACTTCCAACTTAGGCAAATTCACCTTAAGACCAAAGGcagcttcaaagcaaagtagaAGAGCTCTAAGGGAGCGAATCTGATCCAAGTCTGGGTCACAGAAAATCAGCGTATCATCAGCAAAGAGAAGATGGGAAACCGTCACACTTCCATGGGTAGGAGCACCCACTGAGTACCCTGAGATGAAACCCCCATCCACCGCCCTGTCCATCATTCTGCTTAAGACGTCCATGACAAGGATGAATAAAAGTGGGAATagtggatccccttgtctcaaaccccgAGAGCTGTTGAAGAAGCCTTCAGGAGTGCCGTTTACGAAGACAGAAAATCTGGCTGTTGTGATGCAGTGTTTTATCCACTGACACTATCTTTCCCCAAAACCATACCTGCCAAGGATATATAACAGAAAATCCCAATTCACATGGTCAaatgccttttccatatccaatttgCACAAGATACCTGGATTACCGGCTTTAATTCTGCTGTTtaaacattcattggcaatgagaACCGAGTCTAAAATTTGCCGTCCTtttacaaaggcattttgagatGTCGAGATGATCTTCCCCATGACCTCGCTCAGCCGCTTTGCTAAAACTTTGGAGATGATCTTGTAGATTCCACTTACCAAGCTTATGGGGCGGAAATCATTAACTTCCACCGATCTCGCCCTCTTGGGGATAAGGGCGATGAAAGAGACATTAAggctcttctcaaatttcatataaGAATGAAATTCATTAAATACTCTCATAATATCTTCTTTCACAATGTCCCAACAGGCGTGAAAAAAAGCCATTGGAAAGTCATCTGGTCCGGAGGCTTTATCTTTGTTCATACTTTTTAACACACCATACACCTCGCCTTcttcaaaaggcctctccaaccaaaCCGTACTTGAGTGGTCGATGGGGTCAAAAGCTAGACCATCAACCTTTGGCCGTCATAGGTATTGCTCAGTCAGAAGCTTATCATAAAAGTGAACAATGTGATCCTTAATAGCATCTCTATTCATTAGTACCTTGCCCTCCTCATGAAGGACCTCTATAGCGTTGTTTCTTCGACGGGAGTTTGCGACTCTTATGGAAAAACTTTGTGCACCTATCTTCTTCCTTCAACCAGAGGACCCGTGTTTTTTGCCTCCATGATATTTCCTCCATAAGAGTATTTTTTCAAGCTCGGTGACTACAGACATCTTCTTATCCCTATCATCAGCTGATAATGCCTCTTCAGCCTCTTGCTCGTCAAATCTCCGTAGTTCCAAGAAAAGTTTGTCCCGTTGTTCGTTGATATTCCCCCAAAACTTCCAAGTTCCATTTTCTTAGATCATTCTTCAAGGCTTTTAGCTTCCCAGCTAAAACAAAGTTAGGAGTGCCTGTGAGCTGGTAGGAAGCCCACCACTGACTGACTTTCTCAATGAAGCCATCCACCTTTAGCCACATgttctcaaacttaaaatatcTCTTCCCCTCCTAAAGTCTGCCATTGTTTAGTAATATAGGAAAGTGATCCGAACAAAGCCGAGGTAGTCGTTTTTGACATAGAGAGGGGAAATGGGCCTCCCATGAAGGAGAAACAATGAACTTGTCCAACCTCAACCAAGCTCTTCCATTAGACCAAGTAAAATCTCCCCCGCTAGAGGGAGATCCACCAAATCTAACTCAAATAAGAGGGCTGAGAAATCAGCCATAGCGGTACTCGTGCTAGCAACCCCCGACCTCTCGCTCGGAAAGCGAGTGATATTGAAATCACCCCCATACACCACGAGATCTCCCACCAACTACATAGTCCCGCTAACTCATCCCAGAGCATATATCTACGGTTGTCCTCGTTTGGTCCGTAAACCCCTGCGAAACCCCAACCAAAACCATCATCCACATTCGTGAAAGAACAAGCACGTGAAAATTCCCCTACGCATTCCTCTACAAAATTAACTGTTCTCTTATCCCACATAACCAGGATGCCCCCTGAAGCACCCTTTGAAACTAAGGTGGTCCATCCTGCGTAAGAGCAATTCCATAGACTTCTAATGATGTGCCTGTCAATATGCTTTAATTTCGTTTCTTGCAAATAAATGACATCTGCTTTCCAAACCCGTAATAAATTCTTTATTCTGAGGCGCTTGTTCAGATTGTTCAAACCCCGAACATTCCAAGAAAGAATCTTGGGCTTCATGGATCACCAAGACTCACCCTATCCTTTTGTCGTCCTTTGTTCGCACTTGCTTCCTGTGCATCATAGTTGATGGAGCATGCAAGTATCTTAAGCTCCCTATCCTTCTTTACCGTTGATTTAGCGAGTAAAGGCTGGTCTGTTTGTATTGCAATGAGTAAAGCTTGAAGCTGGTCCTCATAACCTTCGCAGGACATTCCCAGATAATGACTCATATCGTTAACCTTCTGAATGACCCAATCTGGTTGCGGGTCAGCCCAAGGAGCTGCTGGTGGCAAGGAACAAAGAGGGCTTGGCACATCCCCCGCCTCCAACTCCTTGCAAACTAAGCGTAAATCTTCCCCGTAAAGAGCCCCTTCATCCGACGACCCCCCTTCTAGGGATGAGTCATCCACTTCTTTCAAATCAGTACAATATACCCTGGAGAGGGACTCGGAGAGGCTCAAGAATAGTTGAGGAGCTTCGGATTGGTCCTTCATGACTGGGCCTGTGGAAGAGAGGCCAACCGTGGCAGGCAGGAAGGCTGGTGACCCAGTCTGTTGCACCGACGACCCACTCTGTTGTACCGGTGAGAGGGAACTGACCTGGATGATGGGTACATCCCTTACGGCTTCAACAGGAATGTTTGGAGGGGCCCCACACGAATCCACCTGACCCAGAGTTGCCGCCGGTAGGTTCTGTGACGTTGGAACCAGAGGGGCCATCAACGAGCTTGCTGCGTCAACCACCATCTTGCAACCGGGAGAAAACGCATCCTGTGAGGAGCGTAACAACAGCATACGGTGCTCCCCACCCTCGCTAGAATAGTCGTCGGCGGCCATCGGCATGTTCTGTGCCAGCCCGGAAGACGCCGGCGGTGAAGGCTTCCCACGCGAGGAAGCAAGCCTCTCCGTGCGAGAAGGCCTTTTTGTGGCCTGTCGACCTGAGGGGTTGACTGGGCGGACGGCCGTGCGTGAGGACCTAAGGCCCGAGATGAGGGGCTAACGGCCTATACGTGAAGCCCTAAGGCCCGTGAGGGGCTACTAACACCCACTTTAGCAAATGCCCTCTGATAAGGGCTTACGGGCTTGCTTCCAACGCCTGGCCCATTCATCCTAGCAGGCCCACTGACCCCATTTGGCAGACTCCCATTTAGAACACTCACTCACTGTTTTCTAAGGGACTCTTGTGGATCTAGTGAAGAGAAAGTGAGGTCTTGGAGTTGTATTTATAGGCATTCTTGAAGGCTAGGGTAACTTACAATGAGGTTAGCTGATTGCTCTTAACCATGGTGATATGGCTTGGTTGGCAAGAACCTTCTTCAAGGATGTTCTATGGATGATGTGGGAGATCTAGGGCTATGATCTATTGGGCGTGGGAGGCAAGCGAAAATCATGAATAGTTCAGTTTGGCTCAAGTGTTACTCAGTTTTGCTTCCTCCAATCCATGGCTGATGGTGGTTTTTTTCCTAGATTCCATGGTTatttgcttttccttcttccatAAAATcaagagagatggagagagggAGATGAGATGGGACACTTGTCCAAGTGATAGAAGAAACTtggagatgaagtggtgaggTGTTGAAGCCGATGAGCTCCATTTGGCTCTCCCCTTGATTCTCTTCGATTCCTCTTCTTCCATGGTTTCAAACCATGGTTATGATGAAGATTTACAGATTTCATCCTAGGCTATAGTAACCCTTTTGGTTGGATCTTAAGGTgacttctctctttctttttgcaGGTCTGGTTGCACCTCTAAGGACTTCAATTTGGTTAGAACTCTTCAGGAGATCCTCTCTTGCACTTGACTCAAACCATTGGTTTTTAGCTAGGGGTACCCGATTGCTGGTATTCTTAGTGTTGCATGAGGGTTAAGCCATTTGACATGTGGCTAGGTGGCTTGACATGTCACCTAAGTTGCTGTGTCAAGAGTCCATCCAGAAGAAATGGGGCGTTGGCAAGGTGTGGGTAGATGTCAAATTCCAATTTTCTTCTAAAGACTTAAATCTGGCCAAGTAGTGTCCTAGTGGTCTTTGGAGTCTGTTTCTTGATTCTTTGACCAAGTGGGACCCAATCTGATTTGGGGTTTAGGAAACTTCCTTGTACTTGTGTGGAAATCAGATTTTTGCCATTTAGAGGCAAGTTTCACTAACTTGAACATGTGATACCCGAAATGGATGTGGTACCTAATGTGGTCCTATGCGCGTGAGTCATGTTCCTATCATGGATTTTGTGTTGGCTTTTAGTTACTAGGTATTTCATATGTTGTTCTATGAAAATGGCACATTCACTCATATTAATTCGGTTAATGCAAAGTGGAGGTGAGGTTTGACCATATATGGGCATGTGGGACATGCTATGTTTCGGTTTTGTCCTTGGTTTAATCttaactaatttttaattaatgtggaGCTTAAGGATTACACCACTTAAGTGAAATGCCTTAGTAAAATTGACTTCCATGACCAACTAAGTgagataaatttgaaattttagtgGAACAAGGAAGTTCAAAGGAATCTTCCTTCTAGGCGCATTCTAGGAAACTTCCTTTTGTAATTTCTTCCAACTTGATGTCTTAAATTGGAAACTCTCAAGTCACCGATACCGATTCAAGGAAGTGGGAGTTCCAAAATTGGACAATGAATTTGTATTGGAACTTAGGGATCTAGAGAAGGAGGTCAATATGTATCACGATCCCTTCATCAATGGAGTAAGATATTTTCCACAAAAAGAAGAATCAGATGATGAAATTGTCGAGTCTCCACCTAGTTCCTTTGAGACTTAGACCCAGGTATGCCCTTCTAAACCTATGCCTTTGTACTAATGATGATTTTGATGACGAAATCTTGTTTTAAGCGGGGGAGGATGTAACAACCCATTACCCACCCAAAAGGAATGCCATAGGATGAGAGCCCATGATTGATAAGACAAGTAGCCCGATTAAAAAGCCCACTCAGACATGAGTTGAGTTATCAACTTAAAGACTCCTAGAGCCCAAAAGCTCAAATATAATGTCTAAGCCATGAAGGGCCCAATACTCCAATAAGTCCCAACAACTGATGAACCCTTAACCAAATATAAGTGCCTAGTACAATCAAACCCATAGAAGCCCTAGTAGGATAGCCCAAGCTTAGTGAACCCAAGAGCCTAAGGAGAgaagctattaaaaaaaaagcccaaGACCCTAATGGGGCGTAAGGCCTAGATGAATTCCATTGCTAAGCCCAACCACATGGGCTGAATGCCCACTAAGGCCCCAAAATTCATTTTAAGTCCAACCCTTCATCCAAAAATCTATAATGAATGGAGTTTCCAATTTAGAACATCAAGTTGGAAGAAATTACGAAAATATCTTTTCTAGGAAGTTTCCTAAAAGGCACTTAGAAGGAAGATTCCTTTGAACTTCCTTGTTCtactaaaatttcaaatttatccTCACTTAGTCGGTCATGGAAGTCAATTCCACCAAGGCATTTCACTTAAGTGGTGCAATCCTTAAGCTCCAGATTAATTAGAATTAGTTAAGATTAAACCAAGGACAAAACCGAAACATAGCATGTCCCGCATGCTCATGTATGGTCAAAACTCACCTCCACTTTGtattgacaaattttttttttgataagtaatatgatatttcattgataaaagGATAGGCATAGCCTTGTATTGACAAATTAACATGAGTGAATGTGTCATTTTCATAGATTAACATCTAAAATACCTAGTAACTAAAAGCCAACACAAAATCACATGATAGAAACATAACTCACACACCTAGGACCACATTAGGTACCATATGTCCAATGTGGGTATCACATGTTCAAGCTTAGGGAAACTTGCCTCTAAATGGCAAAAATCTGACTTCCACACAAGTACAGGGAAGTTTCCTAAACCCCAAATCAGATTGGGTCCCACTTGGTCAAGGAATCAAGAAACAAAGACTCCAAAGACCGCTAGGACACGACTCGGCCAGATTAGAGTCTTTAGAAGAAAAATGGAATTTGACATTTTTCCACACCTTGCCAACACCCAATTTCTTCTAGATGGACTCTTGACACATCAACTTAAGTGTATACAAGACACCACCTCATGTCAAGCCACATGTCAAATGGCTTAATTCATGCAAAGTTTGAGCAAAAGCATATGCCATTTGATATATTTGTCATATTCATagcatgaaaaatatttttatcgcGACTCCAAATGCTAGGGTGAGGAAGTattctagtggaactcctctgtccaCTATGGAGTGGTAACCCCTGGGTTGACAAAGAACAGGCAATGGCTAGATCATTTTTAAAGGATTCTAGGGTGATTGTCATATGTAAATGGTACCTAGGGCTGGTGCATATACCTATGTAGGAAAGTTTAACTACGCAGATATGATGATATAAATCCAGTATGTACTTACAGTGCAAAATGGGGAGCTGTGATGTTACCATATATTAAACAAGatgctttgaaaagaaaagaaatgcaaaacTTCGTTTCTTTGAACAAATGTTCTCTGTAAGAAAATGTCATGTTTATCTTCCAGTAATTCAGAACATGTTTCTACAAAGAAACCTGGATGAAAAACAAAGGAAAGTTTTCTATAAAGAAACCTGGATGAAAAACAAAGGAAAGTATGATGGCAGACTTAAAAAGCCACCTACAGACGCTTTACGCCCAATCATTCTGGATAACGCTTGCATCCTCTGtattaccgcggctgctggcatAGAGTTAGCCGATGCTTATTCCCCAGATACCGTCATTGCTTCTTCTCTGGGAAAAGAAGTTCACGACCCGTAGGCCTTCTACCTCTACGCGGCATTGCTCCGTCAAGCTTTCGCCCATTGCGGAAAATTCCCCACTGCTGCCTCCCGTAGGAGTCTGGGCCGTGTCTCAGTCCCAGTGTGGCTGATCATCCTCTCGGACCAGCTACTGATCATCGCCTTGGTAAGCTATTGCCTCACCAACTAGCTAATCAGACACGAGCCCCTCCTCAGGCGGATTCCTCCTTTTGCTCCTCAGCCTACGGGGTATTAGAAGCCGTTTCCAGCTGTTGTTCCCCTCCCAAGGGCAGGTTCTTACGCGTTACTCACCTGTCCGCCACTGGAAACACCACTTTCCATCCGACTTGCATGTGTTAAGCATGCCGCCAGCGTTCATCCTGAGCCAGGATCAAACTCTGGCGGCATTTCctgtttattatttatcatgtctatgtacttatcaaaaaaatttatcatgTCTTTGTTATCTTATTGTATGCTGGTTGCTAACTTACCATGGAAATCTCactcctttatttttataaactaccATTCCAATGGAACGACAAAAGTTGTAGCAGGACCACAGGATGGATATGGACATGAGTCAGTGGATCAGGATAATAGAGAATGAGTTGGACCTGGACTGGCAGATAGAGATGATGCTCATGTTTCTAGAGATGGCCTTGCGTGTTATTCAACACATCAAGCAGATGCTCTGAATAAGAGTCTTTATAAAGCCCCTTCCTAACCAAGATGTGAATaaggagatatatatatatatatatatattctccatTTGTTAAGTTTAAAGTTAGTGTGTAAATGCCTCAAATAGTTTTAAGAGGCAGAACAATGGTTATGAGATAATTATGAAGTTATGTTTTCAAGTGTTCTGGTGCAAATTCTTATGAGTTTAACTTTCTGCTGCGATTACTACTAGATCATCAATAGGTTGCATTGCATGTCATGAATGGGGATGTGTGGCCGTGTGTTGCATATCGTAACGCTTCAAATCTGTACCAAATCACAAGTGAAGGTTGGGGGTGTCATAGGGTGGGAGAGCCTTCTGTGTGGGATACTTGTGTTTGTGACAGTGAAGACttattgtttgttttctttttacagGTTCCTTTTGTTCTTGTTGAAGGTTATGGCTGGTCACATGATTTTGTTGTTGTGAACATGGATGGCTCTAGACATCGCCTGCCTCTCACTACAGTTTATCATCAACTGCAGCCCATTAATGCTTCTCCGTACACATTTCTTCAGGCACTTTTTGGTCATGAATACCCCGTGAGTTTGGAAAAGAAAATCTTGTGTTTCTTAATATGTTTAAGAGATTTTGGtgaaattttgagttgagaaaaCACTTGTGGTCTTTACGGTTTCATTTATTTTGGGCCTTTTTTATATGCTCATTTTCTGTTGCAGATGTTTGATACCTGTACTTGTTCTCATTTTAAAGGTTGGCATGCTCGATGAAGTGAAAATCCTTCCGTTAGGAAAGGATATCACTGCTGTTGGCTTCTGCAGTCTTAAAAATGGAATTCCTGAGATCAAGTCGTGCAAGGATCTTCCCTACTTTTTGTGAGTGAATTTGTTCTAGATCAGACTTTGTTAGGTTTGGTAGTTGGGCAAGGAAATTCTATATGGCaaatttatgtttgaatttcCTACTACGTCTAAACTTTTATTGAGTTAAATTAAACTGCAACCTACCGATTTAGACATGGTCAATGAGGATTGGGTGGTCTTAGGTCAATGAAAAGCAGAAAAGGTCAATTTATCTGTGGGGTATTATTACCTTGTCTTAACCTAGAACACCAGTTCGGATACAATCACCTGGTTGGAGTATGGTCTATCCACCTGCTTTCTTTTTTGAAGTTTGTATTGCTATAAATTGGCCccatatattcatttttataacAAGTAAGTTTATTAACATCCAAATTCTCAGGCAGTGTATGAGGATAAAAAATGTATTGCTTGCACAACTGATCAAATGATCTACAGGCATTTTCATACCTGCTACTTTGAGGCACTGCATTTGTTGGTTTCATGATGGTCTTTTGCAGGTCTGAAATGACCAAGGATCAGATGATTGTAGATCTTGCCTTCAGGAGCAAAGTACTTCTGTGGAGTGGTTTTGCTCTCGGTTCGCTGTCAATTGGTATACTTGGCTATGCAGTTGTGAGGTATGAATAGTCTAGATATCTTCTTCCCCATAAATGTCTGGTTATGTACCTTATTGCTTAATACTCTGTTTTAGATAGATTGTTTTTTTGAATCAGTTCAAACTATGTGAAACTGACAAGGATCaatcagttttttattttattttattaacccTCGTTAAAAATGATATGCTGCTTAGCTTTGGCTTGTTCAGTTGGATCTCATCCCTGCGAGAGAAATAGGTTTAACTATGGAAAGAAAGTGTTGATCTATCTGTTtgctcgtttttttttttttttggtcattaGCTTCGGGTGTCCAAGATTGAAGTCCCGACTAATCCTACGGGTGCATAGGCACTCGACAATGAGTTTTCAGAAagtgcaccttgggtaattcaagggaaaattcCTTCAATCTGATAACCCTTAAGAATTGTTTGCACTAaagaggatttgaaccttagacccaAGACTAAGGCCCTTACCagttgagccaacccctaggggtttgaTCTGTTTGTTATCAGAATTGATTTGTTTTGAATAACTAGATGCATAACTTCTCTTCAGGAATTGGAGTAGATGGAAAGAATGGAGGCAACATAGACAGCTGCAGCAACACAGACAGGCTGCAAGTAATGATGCGGCATCTCAGATTGCAGCTGAGGAGGAGACAGGAGATGTTCCGGATGGAGAGTTGTGTGTGATCTGTCTGATGAGGAGAAGGCGATCTGCATTCGATCCATGTGGGCACCTGGTGTGTTGCCAAAGCTGTGCCAACTCAGTTGAACGGGAATCCACACCCAAGTGTCCCGTCTGTAGGCAGGAAATACGCAAATCATTGCGGATATatgattcttgagagagagagagctactgTTTGTTCAATGTGTGGCTGAGACTTTTCTAGTCTTGGAAGAGAGTCGTCGCTGTATTTGTCAAAGTTTCTCTTTATTTAAGGGGATAGAGCTTTAAGGAGAGGTATAGTAAAATTTTGCTGGTGAAAATAATGTTATAGGGGGAATCTGTTgtgaatatatatttcaaagtGATTGCCGAATGCTTTTTTAATAGGTAGGGAGTCGTAACTTGTGTAAATTATAATTTGTGCTCCCTTTGTTTTCAACGTGTTAACAACCGACCAGCAATCTAAAGAATGGATGAAGGCTTTGgtacttttaatattatttttttcgtgTGATTGGGGTCATTTTATTGACGAAAGAAACAGTGATTTTGATGAAATTCCGCCGGACATATCGGTCTGCTGGTTTTGGTTTGGGAT
Coding sequences within it:
- the LOC122280738 gene encoding E3 ubiquitin-protein ligase SPL2, producing MSSHEQALVSLLSQLALSLDGAVLGVALAYAAVRSLLKFTATSSSLRKIRKAPSLKVSDLRSILTVDDDSSEDQSHPSDQSIFVVRGTVEAKSAVDPNWKSFKPNVLVSKESGDKAVVIQRTQTCIYNEWKGVFGWTSDLRALFARSWREQESTSLRTVPFVLVEGYGWSHDFVVVNMDGSRHRLPLTTVYHQLQPINASPYTFLQALFGHEYPVGMLDEVKILPLGKDITAVGFCSLKNGIPEIKSCKDLPYFLSEMTKDQMIVDLAFRSKVLLWSGFALGSLSIGILGYAVVRNWSRWKEWRQHRQLQQHRQAASNDAASQIAAEEETGDVPDGELCVICLMRRRRSAFDPCGHLVCCQSCANSVERESTPKCPVCRQEIRKSLRIYDS